Proteins encoded together in one Gemmatimonadota bacterium DH-78 window:
- a CDS encoding PHP domain-containing protein, giving the protein MRLDLHIHTTASDGDFDPEAIVRAAIDGALDVIAVTDHDTTAGVGPALAAAEGSALRVVAGTELSSTWEGREIHVLGYGVDPAAPPLREHEARAKRVRVERMERIIQGLAREEGIHVSMRSVLDAAGPRHEMVGRPHLAQVLIDEGHARDFSDAFGRFIGDHRPAFVSTRLQTPEEAVETILAAGGVPVWAHPPMDLLDALVERLAAVGLQGVEVHRPEARPSHIKRLRSAARRHALVTTGGSDWHNPRRNSTLGTFWVGGSKIQPFVELLGLGR; this is encoded by the coding sequence ATGCGCCTCGACCTCCACATCCACACCACGGCCTCCGACGGAGACTTCGACCCCGAGGCGATCGTGCGCGCGGCCATCGATGGCGCCCTCGACGTGATCGCGGTCACGGATCACGACACGACCGCGGGGGTCGGCCCGGCGCTGGCCGCGGCCGAAGGCTCGGCCCTCCGCGTGGTCGCGGGCACCGAGCTCTCGTCGACCTGGGAGGGCCGGGAGATCCATGTGCTCGGCTACGGGGTCGACCCGGCAGCGCCCCCACTGCGGGAGCACGAGGCCCGGGCCAAGCGGGTGCGGGTGGAGAGGATGGAGCGGATCATCCAGGGTCTGGCGCGGGAGGAGGGCATCCACGTGTCGATGCGCTCCGTGCTGGATGCCGCCGGGCCGCGCCACGAGATGGTCGGGCGCCCTCACCTCGCCCAGGTGCTCATCGACGAGGGGCACGCCCGCGACTTCTCCGACGCCTTCGGGCGCTTCATCGGCGATCACCGCCCGGCCTTCGTCTCCACACGGCTTCAGACGCCGGAAGAGGCGGTCGAGACGATTCTGGCCGCCGGTGGCGTGCCGGTGTGGGCCCACCCGCCCATGGATCTGCTCGACGCTCTCGTCGAGCGGCTGGCGGCGGTGGGGCTGCAGGGGGTGGAGGTGCATCGGCCCGAGGCGCGGCCCTCGCACATCAAGCGGCTGCGCAGCGCGGCGCGCCGTCACGCGCTGGTGACCACGGGCGGATCCGACTGGCACAACCCGCGTCGCAACTCGACCCTGGGCACCTTCTGGGTGGGCGGCTCCAAGATCCAGCCCTTCGTCGAACTGCTCGGGCTGGGGCGTTGA
- the atpC gene encoding ATP synthase F1 subunit epsilon translates to MAALDVRVVSPEKVVFEGQAAGVVAPSWDGQVGILPGHAPMVALLGAGALDLDLPGGGSRRFHLAGGVVKVENDRVTVLTEFASVDAPTEIPAGLVPDPEDLLEGASAGNPLA, encoded by the coding sequence ATGGCCGCGCTCGACGTGCGCGTCGTCTCGCCGGAGAAGGTGGTCTTCGAGGGCCAGGCGGCCGGGGTGGTCGCGCCCTCGTGGGACGGCCAGGTGGGGATCCTGCCGGGCCACGCCCCGATGGTGGCACTGCTCGGTGCGGGGGCACTCGATCTGGATCTTCCGGGCGGCGGCAGTCGCCGCTTCCACCTCGCGGGTGGTGTGGTGAAGGTCGAGAACGATCGGGTGACGGTGCTGACCGAGTTCGCGTCGGTGGATGCACCCACCGAGATTCCGGCGGGCCTCGTGCCCGACCCGGAGGACCTTCTCGAGGGCGCGTCGGCGGGCAACCCGCTGGCCTGA